The following coding sequences lie in one Thermosulfuriphilus ammonigenes genomic window:
- a CDS encoding HU family DNA-binding protein, translated as MAINRDYLSRAVYQASLQTGRGLSRYEAETLVDFFFDLIKKTLLQGEDILLSGFGRFEVRLRPPKEGRNPKTGQKVKIPRRWTVTFKPSRVLRQRLRKID; from the coding sequence ATGGCCATTAACCGAGACTATCTTTCAAGAGCCGTCTATCAGGCCTCGCTCCAGACGGGGCGAGGCCTGAGTCGTTATGAGGCTGAAACCCTGGTGGACTTTTTCTTTGACCTTATCAAAAAGACCCTCCTTCAAGGCGAGGATATTCTTCTTTCTGGTTTTGGACGCTTTGAGGTTCGTCTCCGCCCTCCAAAGGAAGGGCGAAATCCCAAAACCGGCCAGAAGGTGAAGATTCCTCGACGATGGACGGTCACCTTTAAGCCTTCCCGAGTTCTGCGCCAAAGGCTCCGAAAGATCGACTAA
- a CDS encoding HesA/MoeB/ThiF family protein, protein MEIKSTSFLQGPVAEELFARHRPLISPKAQKSLNEATVLVAGLGGLGSAVSEALVRLGVGELHLIDHGRVDLPDLNRQILYTASDLGRNKVEAAAQRLSHIRPGVRLHLHRQTIGPGFAIPSGVNVVVDALDNLPGRLTLDEAAQKAGVFLVHAGLDGLFGQVTTIAPYGGPRLREILAGAKQPQRPIVAMAPVCLILGALEALEVLKIISGIGKSLVGRLLVVDLLSYSLESIPLRAAKEACPHERKKNIPPNEIP, encoded by the coding sequence ATGGAGATCAAATCGACCTCTTTCCTCCAGGGGCCGGTGGCTGAAGAGCTTTTTGCCAGACACCGGCCTCTTATCTCCCCAAAGGCCCAAAAATCCCTTAATGAAGCCACCGTCTTGGTGGCTGGCCTGGGAGGCCTTGGGTCGGCGGTCTCCGAGGCCTTGGTAAGGTTGGGAGTTGGTGAACTGCATCTGATTGATCATGGCCGGGTAGATCTTCCGGATCTTAATCGCCAAATTCTCTATACTGCTTCTGATCTAGGACGAAATAAGGTCGAGGCGGCCGCCCAAAGGCTAAGCCACATTCGGCCAGGGGTCAGACTCCACCTTCATCGACAGACCATTGGGCCAGGTTTTGCTATCCCTTCTGGGGTTAATGTCGTTGTTGATGCACTGGATAACCTCCCTGGCCGCCTCACTCTCGACGAGGCGGCCCAAAAGGCCGGAGTTTTTTTGGTCCATGCTGGTTTAGACGGTCTATTTGGCCAGGTAACCACCATTGCCCCTTATGGAGGGCCCAGGCTGAGAGAGATCCTTGCGGGAGCCAAGCAACCCCAAAGACCGATAGTCGCCATGGCTCCGGTCTGCCTCATCCTTGGGGCCCTGGAGGCCCTTGAAGTCTTAAAGATCATCTCCGGGATCGGAAAATCTCTGGTTGGCCGACTTCTGGTGGTTGACCTTCTAAGCTATAGTCTGGAATCTATCCCCCTTAGGGCGGCAAAGGAGGCCTGTCCTCATGAAAGAAAGAAGAATATACCTCCGAATGAAATCCCTTGA
- the eno gene encoding phosphopyruvate hydratase, translating into MGEIIQIRGREIIDSRGNPTVEAEVFLAGGFMGRAAVPSGASTGSKEALELRDGDKSRYQGKGVLKAVENINRIIGPELEGWDSTQQALIDQALLRLDGTENKSRLGANAILAVSLAVAKASAEEQGLPLYQYIGGVGARVLPVPLMNVLNGGVHADNNVDIQEFMIVPLGAPSFREALRYGVETYQALKAVLKEAGHSTAVGDEGGFAPNLASNEEALEILVKAIEKAGFRPGEEIALAIDAAASEFYKDGRYVFAAEGKSRNAQEMIDFYRHLLDNYPIVSIEDGLSEDDWEGWRELTAALGKRVQLVGDDIFVTNTRIIAQGIDQGVANSVLIKLNQIGSLSETLAAVELAHRAGYKTVVSHRSGETEDTTIADLAVAVNAGQIKTGAPCRTDRVAKYNQLLRIEEELGEAAVFAGPKPFKRF; encoded by the coding sequence ATGGGTGAAATAATTCAGATCAGGGGACGGGAGATTATTGATTCTCGCGGGAATCCTACAGTGGAGGCCGAGGTCTTCTTGGCTGGCGGTTTTATGGGCCGGGCCGCTGTCCCCTCAGGGGCCTCAACTGGATCAAAGGAAGCCCTTGAGCTTCGAGATGGAGACAAGTCTCGCTATCAGGGGAAGGGAGTCCTTAAGGCCGTGGAAAATATTAACCGGATTATCGGTCCTGAACTGGAGGGCTGGGATTCCACCCAGCAGGCCCTTATTGATCAAGCCCTCCTCAGGCTAGACGGCACCGAAAACAAAAGCCGGCTGGGGGCCAATGCCATCTTGGCGGTCTCCCTGGCTGTGGCCAAGGCCTCAGCCGAGGAGCAAGGTCTTCCTCTTTACCAATATATAGGCGGGGTGGGGGCCCGGGTCTTGCCGGTTCCCCTTATGAATGTCCTAAACGGTGGTGTTCATGCCGACAACAATGTGGATATCCAGGAGTTCATGATTGTCCCCCTCGGGGCTCCAAGTTTTAGGGAGGCCTTAAGGTATGGGGTTGAGACTTATCAGGCCCTTAAGGCCGTCCTTAAGGAGGCTGGCCACAGCACCGCTGTGGGCGATGAGGGAGGCTTTGCCCCCAATCTTGCCTCAAACGAAGAGGCCCTTGAGATTCTGGTCAAGGCCATAGAAAAAGCCGGGTTTCGTCCAGGGGAGGAGATTGCCCTGGCCATCGATGCTGCCGCCAGCGAGTTCTATAAAGACGGCCGCTATGTCTTCGCCGCCGAAGGCAAAAGCCGCAATGCCCAAGAGATGATCGACTTTTACCGCCATCTCCTAGACAACTATCCCATTGTCTCCATTGAAGATGGTCTCTCTGAAGACGACTGGGAGGGCTGGAGGGAGCTTACTGCCGCCCTGGGCAAACGCGTCCAATTGGTGGGAGATGATATCTTCGTTACCAATACCCGGATCATCGCCCAAGGGATTGACCAGGGAGTGGCCAACTCTGTCCTTATCAAGCTTAATCAGATTGGCAGTCTTAGCGAAACCCTGGCGGCCGTGGAACTGGCTCACCGAGCCGGTTACAAGACAGTGGTCTCCCACCGCTCCGGTGAGACGGAAGACACCACTATCGCTGATCTGGCGGTGGCCGTAAACGCCGGTCAGATAAAGACTGGAGCCCCCTGTCGCACTGACCGGGTGGCCAAGTACAACCAGTTACTCCGCATAGAAGAAGAGCTGGGAGAGGCCGCCGTTTTTGCTGGCCCGAAGCCTTTTAAGAGGTTCTAA
- a CDS encoding aldehyde ferredoxin oxidoreductase family protein, translating into MSGTYARKLLRVNLSTGEIKTEEIPDKLLRDYIGGRGLGAYLLSRELPPEADPLGPENVLVFATGPLTGTPAPTGGRYMVLGKSPLTGLIASSNSGGHFGAELKAAGFDLVVLESRASEPVYLSIKDGQAELKPADHLWGLDTHETVSRLLEDFGDPGAKVACIGPAGENLVRFACIINDRHRAAGRSGVGAIMGAKRLKAIVVRGHKRYQAPEEKVFMDFVRQKTDILRRDPITGEGLPKLGTKVLDSIINAHGLYPTRNFQTGVFEATEEVSGEALVEKGYLKKNRGCYACPIRCGRVTELPTGHKGEGPEYESGWSLGACCGVKDLIAITEANYLCNRLGLDTISCGVTIACAMELYEKGHLPKEDLAGGPELRFGSSEAIIYYTHALARRQGLGDRLAEGALRLAQAYGHPELAMVVKGQELPAYDPRGAQGHALQYATSNRGGCHVRGYLIAPEILGVPEKLDPQETAGKAQWVKIFQDLTAVIDSTGLCLFTSFALGAEDYAQLLSAATGFNYTVEEMLLCGERIWNLERLFNLKAGLDPSKDTLPDRFLQEPLPEGPQKGAVVRLSEMLPEYYRERGWDPSGRPTEEKLRELGLI; encoded by the coding sequence ATGTCCGGCACTTACGCCCGGAAACTTCTAAGGGTCAACCTCTCAACCGGCGAGATCAAAACAGAAGAGATCCCGGACAAACTTCTCCGAGATTATATCGGCGGCCGCGGTCTGGGGGCTTACCTCCTATCCCGGGAGCTTCCTCCAGAGGCAGATCCCCTCGGGCCAGAAAACGTCCTTGTCTTTGCCACCGGTCCCCTTACCGGAACCCCTGCCCCCACCGGAGGACGCTATATGGTTCTGGGCAAAAGCCCCCTTACTGGTCTGATAGCTTCCTCTAATTCCGGGGGGCATTTCGGGGCCGAACTTAAGGCCGCCGGATTTGATCTCGTTGTCTTGGAATCAAGGGCCAGTGAACCGGTCTATCTATCTATAAAGGATGGTCAGGCTGAGCTAAAGCCGGCAGATCATCTCTGGGGGCTAGATACCCACGAGACTGTCTCCCGACTCCTGGAGGATTTTGGCGATCCAGGGGCCAAGGTGGCCTGCATCGGACCGGCCGGGGAAAACCTGGTTCGATTCGCCTGTATCATCAATGATCGGCACCGGGCCGCCGGAAGATCCGGAGTGGGAGCCATCATGGGCGCCAAAAGGCTCAAGGCCATCGTCGTCAGAGGCCATAAACGCTATCAAGCCCCGGAGGAGAAGGTCTTCATGGACTTTGTCCGCCAAAAGACCGACATCCTTCGACGCGACCCCATCACCGGTGAAGGTCTCCCTAAGCTGGGCACCAAGGTACTTGATTCCATTATCAACGCCCATGGGCTCTATCCCACCCGAAACTTTCAGACCGGGGTCTTTGAGGCCACAGAGGAGGTCTCTGGAGAAGCCCTGGTGGAGAAGGGCTATCTCAAAAAGAACCGGGGTTGCTATGCCTGTCCTATCCGCTGCGGCCGGGTGACAGAGCTTCCTACCGGCCACAAGGGCGAAGGTCCGGAGTACGAAAGCGGCTGGTCTTTAGGGGCCTGCTGCGGGGTAAAGGACCTCATTGCCATTACCGAAGCCAACTACCTCTGCAACCGCCTGGGGCTGGACACCATCTCCTGTGGAGTGACCATTGCCTGCGCCATGGAGCTTTACGAAAAGGGCCACCTTCCCAAGGAGGATCTAGCCGGAGGGCCGGAGCTCCGCTTTGGTAGCTCCGAGGCCATTATCTATTATACTCATGCCCTAGCCAGGCGTCAGGGGCTAGGGGACAGGCTGGCCGAGGGGGCCCTACGCCTGGCGCAGGCCTACGGGCATCCGGAGCTGGCCATGGTGGTCAAAGGCCAAGAACTTCCCGCTTATGATCCTCGAGGGGCCCAAGGACACGCCCTCCAGTACGCCACCTCCAACCGAGGGGGCTGCCATGTAAGGGGTTATCTTATTGCTCCAGAGATCTTAGGAGTCCCGGAGAAGCTGGATCCTCAGGAGACGGCCGGCAAGGCCCAATGGGTTAAGATCTTCCAGGATCTGACAGCGGTAATCGACTCTACCGGCCTTTGTCTTTTTACCTCCTTTGCTCTGGGGGCTGAAGATTATGCCCAGCTCCTCTCCGCGGCCACCGGCTTCAACTACACCGTAGAGGAGATGCTCCTTTGTGGCGAACGGATCTGGAATCTGGAGCGCCTCTTCAATCTGAAGGCCGGGCTTGATCCTTCAAAGGACACGCTACCTGATCGTTTTCTCCAGGAACCTCTTCCCGAAGGGCCGCAGAAGGGAGCGGTGGTCAGACTCTCTGAGATGCTGCCTGAATATTACCGGGAGCGGGGATGGGACCCTTCAGGCCGACCCACCGAGGAGAAGCTCCGGGAGCTGGGTCTAATTTAG
- the aroA gene encoding 3-phosphoshikimate 1-carboxyvinyltransferase has translation MSDLYPVKPLNGQLSARVKVPGSKSITQRAMVCAALAKGVSRLEGWLRSEDTLLLRQALVCLGARFEDEEEDLLVTGMEGKVHPPPGLLFMGNNGTGIRFLTAVSALGNGEAFIVGSRRMDERPIAPLIEALAAWGLRGRCFNDPCPPVYLQAKGLSGGKTEISVAKSSQYLSALLLVGPYTREPAEIRLKDTLVSEPYVAMTLAVMEAFGVTTQKEDGGFRPASGPYVAAHYRVEGDASSASYFLAAAAIAGGEVTVVNLPHPSLQGDAVFAAILARMGLRVSYSSESVTVARSGSLWGIDIDMGRWPDLVPTLAVVAAFAEGKTIIRNVAHLRIKETDRLAAVATELKRLGARVEELEDGLIIYGGASLRPATIETYDDHRIAMAFSLVGLKVAGVQIKDPGCVAKSFPNYWEVFESLYP, from the coding sequence ATGTCAGATCTCTATCCTGTAAAGCCGCTCAATGGCCAACTTTCGGCCCGGGTCAAGGTGCCGGGTTCAAAAAGTATCACCCAGCGGGCCATGGTCTGTGCCGCCCTGGCTAAGGGAGTGTCACGCCTTGAGGGCTGGCTAAGGAGTGAGGACACCCTTCTCTTGCGTCAGGCCTTGGTTTGTCTGGGGGCCCGGTTTGAAGATGAGGAAGAAGATCTTCTTGTCACCGGCATGGAGGGAAAGGTCCACCCGCCACCGGGCCTTCTTTTTATGGGCAACAACGGCACAGGAATACGTTTTTTGACCGCTGTTTCTGCCCTGGGAAACGGAGAGGCCTTTATTGTTGGTTCACGCCGTATGGATGAACGGCCCATTGCTCCGTTAATAGAGGCTTTGGCGGCCTGGGGGCTCAGAGGCCGCTGTTTTAATGACCCTTGCCCTCCGGTCTATCTCCAGGCCAAGGGGCTTTCTGGGGGCAAGACCGAGATCTCGGTGGCTAAGAGTAGCCAGTACCTTTCGGCCCTTTTGCTGGTTGGACCTTATACCAGGGAGCCAGCGGAGATAAGATTAAAGGATACCCTGGTATCGGAGCCTTATGTGGCCATGACCTTGGCGGTGATGGAGGCCTTCGGGGTAACCACTCAGAAAGAAGATGGGGGCTTCAGACCGGCTAGCGGTCCCTACGTGGCGGCTCATTATCGGGTAGAAGGTGATGCCTCTTCGGCCTCTTATTTTCTGGCGGCCGCGGCTATTGCTGGGGGAGAGGTTACCGTGGTCAACCTTCCCCATCCCTCTCTTCAGGGTGATGCTGTCTTTGCGGCCATTTTGGCCCGAATGGGCCTCAGGGTGTCCTACTCCTCTGAGTCAGTTACAGTGGCCCGTAGTGGTTCGCTTTGGGGCATAGATATCGACATGGGGCGCTGGCCAGATTTGGTGCCTACGCTGGCCGTAGTGGCTGCCTTTGCTGAGGGTAAGACCATAATCCGCAATGTAGCCCATCTGCGCATCAAAGAGACGGACCGACTGGCGGCTGTGGCCACAGAACTCAAACGTCTGGGGGCCAGGGTGGAGGAACTTGAAGACGGTCTTATCATCTATGGAGGGGCCTCCCTCAGGCCGGCTACCATCGAAACCTATGACGACCACCGTATAGCGATGGCCTTTTCGCTGGTGGGGCTTAAGGTGGCCGGGGTGCAGATAAAAGATCCCGGCTGTGTGGCCAAGAGTTTTCCTAACTATTGGGAGGTGTTTGAATCCCTTTACCCATGA
- a CDS encoding helix-turn-helix domain-containing protein: MFKEVRTLEGKRHEPEFMTLEEVAEYLRISINTLYKMVQQKRIPALKVGRLWRFRKDEIDAWMRECANQGRRRSRGGNGQEG, translated from the coding sequence ATGTTTAAGGAGGTAAGAACCTTGGAAGGCAAGCGCCATGAGCCCGAATTCATGACTTTAGAAGAGGTGGCCGAGTATCTTCGCATATCCATCAACACCTTATACAAGATGGTCCAGCAGAAACGTATCCCGGCTCTAAAGGTAGGACGCCTCTGGCGCTTTCGTAAAGATGAGATTGACGCCTGGATGCGAGAGTGCGCCAACCAGGGCCGGCGCCGCAGTCGGGGAGGCAACGGTCAGGAAGGATAA
- a CDS encoding molybdopterin biosynthesis protein: MKERRIYLRMKSLDEARNLFLRALPDRKILKTEEIPVSEARGRVTADPIFARLSSPPFNAAAMDGVAVRAEETFGASETTPLILRLGEEAIFVNTGEPLPSGKNAVIMVEHLHFVDEERVEIRSPAYPWQHVRKVGEDIVSGELLFTEGHRLTPWDLGALLAAGHIRVRVRQRPRVTIIPTGDELLSPEEAQKGLPPGKVIEFNSQMLAAMVEEWGGQAEIWPLVPDDLKALRKTISKAVKTCHLLVIIAGSSAGSRDFTAGLVEEMGELLVHGVTIMPGKPVVLGLIEKTPVMGIPGYPVSAVVAFEVLGRQAIQSLLGTRLPERVRLRAFSGRKIPSRLGIEEFIRVKVGEVSGKRVFLPLKRGAGAITTLTRADGLVRIPADSEGVLAGEGMEVELLRPEKDLGHCILAVGSHDLALELLGQFLRRHYPEMELSSAHVGSLSGLMALRDGLAHLAGSHLFDPQSGTFNLPYIEKYLPQTPVRVVHFASRSQGLIVPPGNPRGIRSLKDVAQKGLTFINRQPGSGTRVLLDYHLQDLGINPGEIKGYDQEETTHLGVAVAVATGQAEVGLGIMAAARALGLDFIPLFEERYDLVVRKEFFESRLFKRLYKILKSPEFAKAVSALGGYGVKEMGDIIL, translated from the coding sequence ATGAAAGAAAGAAGAATATACCTCCGAATGAAATCCCTTGATGAGGCCCGAAATTTATTTCTAAGGGCCCTGCCAGACCGAAAAATCCTAAAGACCGAAGAGATTCCTGTCTCTGAAGCTAGGGGGCGAGTGACCGCCGACCCCATATTCGCCCGCCTCTCCTCCCCTCCCTTTAACGCTGCCGCCATGGACGGGGTAGCCGTCCGGGCCGAGGAGACCTTTGGGGCCAGTGAAACTACCCCCCTTATCCTCCGTCTGGGGGAAGAGGCCATCTTTGTCAATACTGGCGAGCCCCTGCCATCTGGCAAAAATGCCGTAATCATGGTGGAACACCTTCATTTTGTAGATGAAGAGCGGGTGGAGATCCGCTCCCCGGCCTACCCCTGGCAACATGTCCGCAAGGTGGGAGAGGATATCGTCTCTGGGGAGCTTCTTTTTACCGAGGGACATAGATTGACCCCCTGGGATCTGGGGGCCCTGTTAGCTGCTGGCCATATTAGAGTCCGTGTCAGGCAACGTCCCCGGGTGACTATAATCCCTACCGGAGATGAGCTCCTTAGCCCGGAGGAGGCCCAGAAAGGGCTTCCCCCAGGCAAGGTCATCGAATTCAATTCTCAGATGCTGGCCGCCATGGTGGAAGAGTGGGGCGGCCAGGCTGAGATTTGGCCTCTTGTCCCTGATGATCTTAAAGCCTTAAGGAAGACCATCTCCAAGGCAGTTAAAACCTGCCATCTTCTGGTCATCATTGCCGGAAGTTCGGCTGGTAGCCGAGACTTCACAGCTGGCCTAGTAGAGGAGATGGGAGAGCTCCTGGTCCACGGAGTAACCATCATGCCGGGAAAACCGGTGGTTTTGGGCCTTATTGAAAAGACTCCGGTAATGGGTATCCCGGGATACCCAGTCTCGGCCGTGGTGGCCTTTGAGGTCTTGGGAAGACAGGCGATCCAGTCCCTCCTTGGAACCAGACTTCCGGAACGCGTCAGGTTGCGGGCCTTCTCCGGCCGCAAGATTCCCTCCCGGCTGGGTATAGAAGAATTTATCCGGGTTAAGGTAGGAGAGGTCTCTGGAAAAAGGGTTTTTCTCCCCCTTAAGCGAGGGGCCGGCGCCATCACCACCCTCACGCGAGCCGATGGTCTTGTCCGCATTCCGGCCGATAGCGAAGGCGTTCTGGCTGGCGAAGGAATGGAGGTGGAACTTCTTCGTCCAGAAAAAGACCTGGGACACTGTATCCTGGCGGTGGGAAGCCATGATCTGGCCCTCGAGCTCCTGGGCCAGTTTCTTCGCCGGCACTATCCAGAAATGGAGCTTTCCTCGGCCCATGTGGGAAGTCTCTCCGGGCTTATGGCCCTCCGAGATGGCCTGGCTCACCTGGCGGGAAGTCATCTTTTTGATCCTCAGAGCGGGACCTTCAACCTCCCCTACATTGAAAAATATCTTCCCCAAACTCCAGTCCGTGTGGTTCACTTCGCTTCAAGATCCCAGGGGTTGATTGTGCCTCCCGGGAATCCCAGAGGGATAAGGTCTCTTAAAGATGTGGCCCAGAAGGGGCTGACCTTCATAAACCGTCAGCCCGGCTCCGGCACCAGGGTTCTCCTGGATTACCACCTCCAGGATCTGGGCATAAATCCTGGCGAGATAAAAGGCTATGATCAGGAAGAGACCACCCATCTGGGGGTAGCGGTAGCAGTGGCCACCGGACAGGCCGAGGTGGGGCTGGGAATCATGGCGGCCGCCAGGGCTTTGGGGCTTGATTTTATTCCCCTCTTTGAGGAGCGCTACGATTTAGTGGTCCGGAAAGAATTCTTTGAAAGCCGGCTTTTTAAGCGTCTCTATAAAATCTTAAAGAGTCCGGAGTTTGCCAAAGCTGTCTCGGCCCTTGGAGGATACGGCGTAAAAGAAATGGGAGATATTATTCTCTAA
- a CDS encoding shikimate kinase gives MKIFLIGYRATGKTTVARLLAQSLGLAFVDLDHLIEERAGITIKEIVARYGWSVFRAQERQALLEMVCLPHGVAVACGGGAVLHRDLWPEIRPRGLVVWLKASPETIYQRLVADEKTATQRPSLTNHRDLMNEIRETLAERLPLYQEVAHWAIDTEGRSPEEVRDAILARLKSSRSVPESLNPEGLPGQKGP, from the coding sequence ATGAAGATCTTTCTTATTGGCTACCGGGCTACAGGTAAGACTACCGTGGCCCGTCTTTTAGCCCAATCCCTTGGTTTGGCCTTTGTTGATCTCGACCATCTCATCGAAGAGAGGGCCGGAATAACCATCAAAGAGATAGTGGCCCGTTATGGGTGGTCGGTCTTCCGGGCCCAGGAAAGACAGGCCTTACTGGAGATGGTTTGCCTCCCGCACGGGGTGGCAGTGGCCTGTGGAGGGGGGGCCGTACTCCACCGGGACTTGTGGCCAGAGATCCGCCCCCGGGGTTTAGTTGTCTGGCTTAAGGCCTCTCCAGAAACTATTTATCAGAGGCTTGTGGCCGATGAGAAGACAGCCACTCAACGTCCTTCTTTGACCAACCATCGAGATCTGATGAATGAAATCAGAGAGACCCTGGCCGAAAGACTTCCCCTCTATCAGGAGGTCGCTCATTGGGCCATAGATACCGAAGGCCGCAGCCCGGAGGAGGTAAGGGATGCCATCTTGGCCAGACTTAAAAGCAGCCGTTCCGTTCCAGAATCTCTAAATCCTGAAGGACTCCCAGGGCAAAAAGGGCCTTAA
- a CDS encoding MoaD family protein has protein sequence MRVILRFFGLLRLDLGRRDLSLDLPEGATVAEAIEEASRSLGPGLKERLLDAGRTQRGTIILLNGQNILYLRGLETELKDGDQIDLFPPGAGG, from the coding sequence ATGAGGGTGATACTGCGTTTCTTTGGCCTCCTTCGCCTTGATCTGGGCCGCCGGGATCTGTCCCTTGACCTTCCAGAGGGAGCCACTGTCGCCGAAGCCATAGAAGAGGCCAGCAGAAGCCTTGGCCCCGGTCTTAAGGAACGTCTTCTTGACGCCGGGAGAACCCAGCGGGGGACTATTATCCTTCTTAATGGCCAGAATATTCTTTATCTACGAGGCCTAGAGACAGAACTCAAAGATGGAGATCAAATCGACCTCTTTCCTCCAGGGGCCGGTGGCTGA
- a CDS encoding PAS domain-containing sensor histidine kinase translates to MKDQIFRLLCEQFPYPLSIHNREGIILWANKAFADMVGMDLEEIQGSHCFQIVHHLEAFPSYCPLLEVIHFGGRVIVRTEEIMPGRIAEVVVVPLETEGGKVKTCLHLAREVTEEIEQLNHLRETKRAFTAILDASVSGIAFLVDNRFQWINRSFSEILGYEITELRNLPLSAIFDSDLELDIRRKETHQALRLEGRYRFQTTLKHKNGSKVHSLVGISPLDRSDLRQGLVLTIIDISDLTRAQAALIETHQRLENAYAKIKEINQELALKNRELELARKEAEEANRLKSEFLASTSHELRTPINSIMGFLKLILDGLYDSPNELLNFVRTAYDSAEHLLNLINDVLDVAKIEAGRLEIDCLPLNLDDLFTEIRNLTMVQAEKKRLSLMIEEPGHIYVYGDQQRLRQILLNLVGNAIKFTDKGEVRVWAEQKPGTDLVVINVKDTGIGIPPDKIRVIFEAFRQVDSSTSRPYGGTGLGLTISKKLAELMGGRLSIESPGLGRGTTARVYLPLAAGIDPGASPLGPEKPEITDVFVVFRNRRGYPEIEEVLREKGLSFRLFCHPDEVATLIEIDCRPQLVISDLIFPCREEAKIRTGEELLNFLDKTAPSVGIILYDDIGELNEDELIEHYTNAPFKILPKPPEKTPLLKALFALGVLQDLEILERNGCF, encoded by the coding sequence ATGAAAGACCAGATCTTCCGACTTCTGTGCGAGCAGTTCCCTTACCCTCTTTCCATCCACAACCGTGAGGGGATCATCCTCTGGGCCAACAAGGCCTTTGCCGACATGGTGGGGATGGACCTGGAGGAAATCCAGGGAAGCCATTGTTTCCAGATAGTCCACCATCTTGAAGCCTTTCCTTCATATTGCCCTTTGTTAGAGGTTATCCACTTCGGTGGTCGCGTCATTGTGCGCACAGAGGAGATTATGCCGGGGCGTATCGCTGAAGTGGTGGTAGTGCCCCTGGAGACCGAAGGTGGTAAGGTCAAGACCTGCCTTCATCTGGCCCGGGAAGTCACCGAAGAGATAGAACAGCTTAACCACCTCCGGGAGACAAAGCGGGCCTTTACGGCCATTCTGGATGCCTCGGTATCAGGTATCGCCTTTTTGGTCGATAATCGCTTCCAGTGGATTAACCGCTCCTTTAGCGAGATTCTGGGCTACGAGATAACCGAGTTGCGGAATCTTCCTCTCTCGGCCATCTTTGACTCTGATCTTGAGCTAGACATAAGACGCAAGGAAACCCATCAGGCCCTAAGACTTGAGGGGCGCTATCGTTTCCAGACCACCCTTAAACACAAAAACGGAAGCAAGGTCCACTCTCTGGTGGGAATCTCTCCCCTTGACCGCAGCGACCTTCGCCAAGGGTTAGTCCTAACCATCATCGATATTTCAGATCTTACCCGAGCCCAGGCAGCTCTTATCGAAACCCATCAACGTCTAGAGAATGCCTACGCCAAGATAAAGGAGATAAATCAGGAGCTGGCCCTCAAAAATCGGGAGCTAGAGCTGGCCCGCAAAGAGGCTGAGGAGGCCAATCGTCTAAAGAGCGAATTCTTGGCCAGCACCAGCCATGAGCTTCGAACGCCAATAAACTCTATTATGGGTTTTCTGAAGCTGATCCTTGATGGCCTCTACGACAGCCCCAACGAACTCCTGAATTTTGTGCGTACGGCCTACGATAGTGCCGAACACCTGCTCAACCTGATCAACGATGTCCTTGATGTGGCCAAGATTGAGGCCGGCCGTCTGGAAATCGACTGCCTCCCCCTTAACCTTGATGACCTTTTCACCGAGATTCGTAACCTGACCATGGTTCAGGCCGAAAAGAAACGACTTTCTCTGATGATCGAAGAACCTGGTCATATCTATGTTTATGGAGATCAGCAACGCCTCCGGCAGATACTGCTTAACTTGGTAGGCAACGCCATCAAGTTTACTGATAAGGGAGAGGTCCGGGTTTGGGCCGAACAGAAACCCGGAACCGACTTGGTGGTCATTAACGTAAAAGATACGGGCATCGGAATCCCCCCTGATAAGATTCGGGTCATTTTTGAGGCCTTCCGCCAGGTGGACTCTTCCACCAGTCGTCCATACGGGGGGACAGGCCTTGGTCTGACCATCTCCAAAAAGCTGGCCGAACTTATGGGAGGGCGATTATCCATCGAAAGCCCGGGGCTTGGCCGGGGCACCACGGCCCGCGTTTATCTTCCTCTGGCCGCCGGCATAGACCCCGGAGCCTCTCCTCTAGGACCCGAGAAGCCAGAGATAACAGATGTCTTCGTGGTCTTCCGCAACCGACGCGGATACCCAGAGATTGAAGAGGTCTTAAGAGAAAAGGGGCTTTCCTTTCGCCTCTTCTGTCATCCAGACGAGGTAGCCACCCTGATAGAAATAGACTGCCGGCCCCAGTTGGTAATCTCTGATCTCATCTTTCCCTGTCGAGAAGAGGCCAAGATCCGCACCGGAGAAGAGCTCCTTAATTTCCTGGACAAGACCGCCCCGTCAGTAGGGATAATCCTTTACGATGACATCGGCGAGCTCAATGAAGACGAACTTATTGAACACTATACCAATGCTCCCTTTAAGATCCTCCCCAAACCTCCAGAGAAAACCCCGCTCCTTAAGGCCCTTTTTGCCCTGGGAGTCCTTCAGGATTTAGAGATTCTGGAACGGAACGGCTGCTTTTAA